The genomic stretch AAAAGCAGCGATATCATTAGGATCGTTCGACAGTTGATCGCGTAACGCTGCTGCTCGTTCAATTTCTGGCATGTCGGCGCCGCGGTGAGTTCCATCGAAGAGCTGACGCATGAGTTCTAGAAATGCCATACGGTAATTCTAACTGATTCACATGGGCCACGGATGTTATCGGGTGAAGGAGCGGTCATGGTAAGCAGGCACGATCTAGCATTGGCACGCACGCGCGTCCTACTCGCAGATATTGCGCCCGAAATCCCTGAGGCTGAGATCGTACCCGAAGCTCGTATGGAGGCTGACCTGGGGCTGGACGTGGTGTCCATCTGGGCGCTTGCCACCGGCTTGGAGAAGCTGGCGAAGGTCGAGATCGTCGACGCCGCCATTGCTGAGGCCACGACCATCGGCGATCTCATGGAGCATGCCCTGTCTGACGTTCCGCTTGACTACGAGATGGTCGACGACGGCGAGGGCACAGATAGCACAGGTGGTGACGACCAGCTGGCGGATGGCGGCGCGGCATCTGGCGAGCAGGCTAGTGGCGAGTGTGCTGACGGTGAGATCGCCGATGATGAGCTGATCGACGGTGAGGATCTCGACGCCGCACTTGCCGACCTCGCAAACCTATTCAATTCCTAGCGGCGTGAATGCCTAGCGGCGTGCTAGGCGCGTGCCGACGCCCGCCGTCGTCGTGAGCAATAAGCTGTTAGCCGACTCGGTGCAACCACCTTACGGGCGCGCCTGCTCCGGCGTAGCGGAACACTTCCAGCTCGTCGTCCCACGCCTGGCCGAGTGCGACGTCGAGCAGGCGGCGTAGTTCGGCCGCGTCTCCCCCGGAGTCTTCGATGGCCGCCCGGATGCGGTTTTCTGGTACGACGACGTTACCCAGCTGATCTGTCTGGGCGTAGAAAATCCCTAGGCCCGGGGTGCATGACCAGCGTCCGCCGTCGGTAGTCGGCGTCGGCTCTTCTGTAACTTCAAATCGCAGGTGCTCCCACCCGCCAAGGGCGGAGGCAATCTGTGCTCCCGTGCCGGCCTCGCCTGTCCAGGACACTTCGCCGCGGTTCATATTGGGTAGCGCAGGCTGTTTCGTCCACTCAAAATGAACGGGATAGCCAAGCACGCTTGTCACCGCCCATTCAACGTGTGGTTGAACGGCCGGTGTGACCGAATGAATAAATATGACGCCTCGAGTGGCTTTGTTGTTCACCGTGACCTCCTTCTGGGTGAAATTCCCCGTGACACCCCGAAAAGGTCAGATACTTCAAGAATGCCATACGCTAGCCAGAAAGTCACGCCACATTATTTTGCGATTGGCTGATCCGGCTCGGCTTAGACCAACGCGCTTTAGATCCAAGCACCCTGCAGAACCAGAAACTTATTTTGGCACAGGTATTTCGTGGCTGAAAATTTCCGGCACGGTGGGCGCGATGAATCGGAAGCCGTGATCGAGCAACTTTTGTGGCATGACGCGTTGCGAGGCAAGCACGGCCTCGTTCGCAAAATCTCCAAGGGTGATGCGCATTGGCAACTCGGGCACGGCAAGGAACCCTGGCCTGCGAAAATGGTCGGCCAGCGCGCGGTGCCACACCTTGTTTGGTACCGGATCCGGGCTCGTCATGTTGACCGGGCCAGACAGGTCCGGCTCTCGCAGAATGCAGAGCAATGCACGCACGTAGTCGTCACGAGCGATTGTGGGCATCCAGTTCTCGCCGTCGCCAAGCCGTGCACCGAGCCCAATACGATACGGATGTTGCAAAATCGCGAGCATTCCGCCGCTTTGGCCCATGACAAGGCCGGTACGCGCGTTGACCGTGCGGATCCCGAGGTCGGCTACCCTATTGGCTTCGCTCTCCCACGCCATGCACAGCTCAGCGAGGAAGCCTGTCCCGTTCGGGCTGCTTTCGGTGAGAATGGCGTAGGCGCTTCTGGTCACAGTACCATCAGTGTCCGGGCGTCCCGAGCCGTAAAAGCCTACGGCCGAACCAGCAATAAATACCTGCGGCAATGCGTCGGCACCCTCACGCTGTGCGCGTGCCGCAAGTGAATCAGCGATCGTGCACACCGAATCTATTCGTGAATCCCACAGCACGCGTTTGTACGACGCCGTCCACGGCCTGCTGAACAGGCCAGCGCCATTGAGGCAAATCACCCCGTAGGCGCAGTCGAAGACGCTGGTGTCGATCGTCCCCGACGCCGGATCCCACTGGTAGTCACCCGCGCGTTCCGGCGCTGATCGGACAAGGCGGCGCACCTCGTAACCTGCGGCTTTCGCGGCCTCAACGAGGCGTGTGCCGATGAAACCGGAGGCTCCGGCAAGCACAAGCACTGGCGTGGTCATGTGTTCTCCCTGAGCTGGCGGAAGGCTTCTTTCTTCAGGGAGCGTTCGAGACGGTCGATGTAAAGGTAGCCGTCGAGGTGGTCGATTTCGTGCTGGACGAGCTGGCCCCAAATACCATCGCCTTCCACAACGACCGGATTACCATCGAGATCGACACCTTCTGCGCGAGCGTATACTGCACGTTTGCACGGGAACCACAGTCCGGGCACGGAGAGGCAGCCTTCGTCGTCGTTTTGGAACT from Trueperella bialowiezensis encodes the following:
- a CDS encoding acyl carrier protein, with the protein product MVSRHDLALARTRVLLADIAPEIPEAEIVPEARMEADLGLDVVSIWALATGLEKLAKVEIVDAAIAEATTIGDLMEHALSDVPLDYEMVDDGEGTDSTGGDDQLADGGAASGEQASGECADGEIADDELIDGEDLDAALADLANLFNS
- a CDS encoding peptide deformylase; this encodes MSYRDIRIIGDPVLRTPCDPITTITPGIRQLVEDLLDTVNEPGRAGLAANQIGVGYRAFSWNIDGERGYILNPVITEMSTDEFQNDDEGCLSVPGLWFPCKRAVYARAEGVDLDGNPVVVEGDGIWGQLVQHEIDHLDGYLYIDRLERSLKKEAFRQLRENT
- a CDS encoding DUF3145 domain-containing protein, with the protein product MNNKATRGVIFIHSVTPAVQPHVEWAVTSVLGYPVHFEWTKQPALPNMNRGEVSWTGEAGTGAQIASALGGWEHLRFEVTEEPTPTTDGGRWSCTPGLGIFYAQTDQLGNVVVPENRIRAAIEDSGGDAAELRRLLDVALGQAWDDELEVFRYAGAGAPVRWLHRVG
- a CDS encoding TIGR01777 family oxidoreductase, with product MTTPVLVLAGASGFIGTRLVEAAKAAGYEVRRLVRSAPERAGDYQWDPASGTIDTSVFDCAYGVICLNGAGLFSRPWTASYKRVLWDSRIDSVCTIADSLAARAQREGADALPQVFIAGSAVGFYGSGRPDTDGTVTRSAYAILTESSPNGTGFLAELCMAWESEANRVADLGIRTVNARTGLVMGQSGGMLAILQHPYRIGLGARLGDGENWMPTIARDDYVRALLCILREPDLSGPVNMTSPDPVPNKVWHRALADHFRRPGFLAVPELPMRITLGDFANEAVLASQRVMPQKLLDHGFRFIAPTVPEIFSHEIPVPK